attgagaagaaaaataaactatTGTCATTTTAACCGTTGTATTTTTAACCATTGTCATTTCTCAACACACACTAAAAAATAATAACCCATCTAAACTCTAAATACAataatatcaaaaatatatacaaCACTTGTAGCAAAAAAGATTATATTATACATTATACAACAACATATATACAACATACAACAGAAGTGTTATAGCAATATGAAGTACAAGCTCATATATACAAGTGTTGTAGCAAGTGTTATAGCAATATACATCATACAACAGCATAAAAAAGAATTATAGCTTTTCTACTCATTAGATATGTGGTCCCTTCTCTCGCATTCTTCATTTCTTTTTCACTGGTTCCATTATCACATAGCCATATCTACAGGTTAGGAAGTAGAGAGAAGTAAACAACAACACTcttcatataaaaaaaaattgaaaaagatggTAATTAAACATGAATGATAAGGAAAAATGTTATTTGCTTCTGTTCACAATATGAAATTATAGAAATAAGATTTCACAAAAATCATCCTACTTATATGAGATGATAAACTATTGTAGAATCACACTCAACATAAGAAATATTAGTACTAAAGAAAGGTTAAGAATCATAGTAAATTGAAAATAGGCAGTACCTTGCTTTTATAATATTGAGGTAAAACCAAAACATTTTGAAGCTTAGATGGCATGTTTTGcttcaaaattttatatttttctttgtcGATTACATCTACCTGCCACATGATTTACTCAGAaactataaataaatttaaataaggtgcaaaaggaaaacaaaatagaaatttgattgaGTTAAGTGCATTTTCAAATTCCACATTTCCAAATTATGCTTCATTTAAGAAAGAACAGTAAATCACAATccaaaaatatttgtcaatttatgttatgtatgatcAAAATAATATAACCCTAGCATGCAACATCAGGATAGCTTCAAGCATGAAAATATATAGATAATGCAATAAGCATTGCTATGCCCAAAAATCTAATTTAATGAGAAATCAACTCAAGTAAAGGATATGCAAATgataaagtaaattaaaatacATATATAGACAAATGAATTGGAGAATATAAAGGAGTTGCAGTAGCAAGTATAAATTCACATTAGTTAGGTAATTATAGTGTAATTAATGACTTGGAAATAGTATGTTTTCTAATGCAAACTGATACAACTAACTTCAACACCTCATCTAGAAGTAGAGCTAGACATAGCCTTAGTCTCTCAAAGAAAACTTTTATTCATTTACAAACATTAGAGTAGATGAAAGGTTATCACGAACCTTCTTACTAAAGGCTGTTATGCATTTCTAACCATAGATTAATATTAGAAAAAACTATAGATTCCAAGTTGTTATGCATTGCTAAAGGTTATTTCTCTACTTGTTAAACTTATGGAAGAAAAGTTACAGATGTCTATGAAAGCAAAGTAGTAGTGAATGTCATGTCCttagtgttagaatgtatactaaaagcctagcttttttataaatatttattttgaaatgagaatcacattggtcaaatatctgtatttagttaaatgtagttgtccatttaatttatattgtacataacatggtgtgtggtgtcacacagaagatcatgttatcagttccttacaaattataaatagtagttcacaactaagatggattgggacaaatcattggaatggttgtagtgtaatttggtattagtttatcttgactataaaattacactattacactatgtgtatattgagcaggaccatttgaggttgttctttttatactgactacataaaagaacacaacctctgctattatggatgtgcgtactgttaatcttgatataataacaatcacatatacttagtatttatttctttaatttatcaatgggtgagatttattcgttaaatcaataggtccaataagttgggaaatattattatttatatggtgtgttgttgattatagaaggaaactgtgtcctatttactaggatgatgatgtccccttgaggagctcataaggattgccatgtaaaccctacaggtggacttagttctgacacgacaatgaagttgagtggtactactcttggagctagatattaattaagtgagttgtcagtaactcatttaattaatggacattcgatatcttaaacacagggagattaatgcactcatgataagaaggagctcataatgtaatatgagattggtacggtagttcaataataactctttagtggtatgcgtTATTATTGATGTGTAAAATACCGAGAAATGGCAagtaatgataagggaattttccagaatttttaaaaattttctggaaatttttcagaGACTGTATGGTGTAGGTTACAAGGATAAAAACTGGGTCCCGGGAAAACCTATTTAggataccccatttaagcgaggaaaagtttgatttcttttcctttttgtttttctttttgtttttctttattttatttttcttcttttttctttacCCCCGCGCCTCCTCCTCTCCCGATTTcccccgacgccgtgccctaaccaCCCTTTCCAACCGGCGCCGCAAAACCACCTTCTCCTCTTACCCTTTTTGCTCCCGCGACACCAAacctttcctctccctcttttgcccGAGACCGTCTGAgccctagccatcttctcggTCGTGCCTTCTCCTCCCGACGGTGTCGCCAACCGCAGTGTCGCCGACCTCCTCCACGTCGTGCTCTAGCCGGAAGCTGACTGCCACGACCCGATCTCTCTGTGTGCCGGCACCGTGTGTCCATCGTGTTGTGCCCTAGTTCCCGATTCGTAGCCACCGCCGCACGGGACAGCGCCGGGCTACTCCACACCAAGCCCTAGTTTCCAGACGCTGACTTCTTCCTCTTTGCCACATCTCTGCACAGCGCCACCGCCCCTCTCCAATCTCCTCTATACCAGCCACCGAGATTTCCCTCTACCCACTGCTCTCTACTCTGTCGGCCGTCGCCTTGTCAAGCACCGGCGCAAGGATTCCTCCTCACCGACACGGATCCACTGATCACCCCAAATCCGTCCGATTTTCCCTCTGCCCTAGTGCTGGCAGCCATCTCCGCCCTGATCAGTTCTGTCGGAGAGAAATTAGGGTTGTCGCTGATTTTAGAGGTAAGTGCCATACCTAGTTGTAGTTGGGTTTGATCTCTGTTTGGGTGTTGATTTCTTGATCTTCACTCTTGATCTTTCCCGATCTGGTCCAGCAGGTATAGGGTTTTGGTGGATCAGTGATCAGCGGCTGAGGGAAAATGATTGGCACCATTGCAGCTTCTTCGGATTTCGGTAGTAAGTCCTTCAGAAGTGGAGCAATGCTAAGGCATCGAAAAATTGGG
This genomic stretch from Zingiber officinale cultivar Zhangliang chromosome 7A, Zo_v1.1, whole genome shotgun sequence harbors:
- the LOC122000185 gene encoding uncharacterized protein LOC122000185, with the protein product MVVMQPRVRSLEVDLEEQKVVVVGDNITPFEVLNCVSKVDVIDKEKYKILKQNMPSKLQNVLVLPQYYKSKIWLCDNGTSEKEMKNAREGTTYLMSRKAIILFYAVV